The Stomatobaculum sp. F0698 genomic sequence GCGACAGCGCTTCCCGTGAATCAGGACCTCTCCCTTGTTACTGAGCGCTCTCGGATAGCCGTCTCCGTAGCCGATCGATACCGTGGCAACCCGCATGGGGCGCTCCGCGACAAAGGTGCCGCCGTAGCTGACGGCCCCGCCGGCGGGAAGCTCTTTGACATAAGTCACGGTACTGTGCAGGGACAGAACCGGTTCCAAGGCCAAAGGATGTGCCATTTCCGTCGCGGGATAGATGCCGTAAATCGAAATACCTGCCCGCATCATATCATACTCTGTGCCGCGCAGATTCAAAATACCCGCGGAATTTGCAATGTGGCAGATGCGGGGTGAAAGTCCCCTCTCCCGCAGTGCTTTGCGGAAATCGCGAAAGCGCTGTTCTTGCAGTTCCGTAGTCTCCTGAGACCACTCGTCCGCGCGGTAAAAATGGGTAAACATGCCCTCAAAATCCAGGTTTGAAAACGCTGCAATGCGCCCCGCAAGCCGAACACCCTCCGCATCCGGTTTTAGTCCGATGCGATGCATGCCGGTATCCACCGCGAGGTGAAAGGCAGCCTTGCGACCAAGTTTCTCCGCCGCCTTTGACAAAGCCTCTGCCTGTTCTTCCGTAAAAATCGAAGGGCGAATCTCCGCCCGAACCAAGTCCTCGTAGTCCGCATCAAAAACGGGTCCCAAGACTAAAACGGGCTTCTCGATACCGTGCTTTCGAAGCCCGAGAGCTTCCTCCGCAGTTGCCACACAGAAAAAGCTGACATAGGGCGCGATGGTATCCGCGACCAAGGCTGCGCCGTGCCCGTAGGCATCCGCCTTGACAACGCCGGCAATTCGGATTCCCTCGGGCAAGCTGTCCCGCATGGCCTCCATATTGTGACGGAGCGCCGCACGGCTGATTTTTGCGTAGACACGCATCTGTTCTCTATCCTGCCGTTCCAAATCCGCTCACCTCCCTTTCAATTGATTGAATGCGGCGGCACGCATGACGCTCGGAACCGCATCGGCGATATCGCGCGCCAAAATCCCGTGGAGCGAGTAGCGCTCCGCGGCCGCCTGCCCCGCTCTGCCGTGCAGATAGGCACCGAAGGCCGCCGCCTCTCCCGGCTTCATCCCGAGACAGAGGAGACCGGCAATGATACCGCTCAACACATCGCCGCTCCCGGCCTTTGCGAGCGCAGGGCTGCCGCTCTCGTTTCGATAAGTCTTTCCGCTCTCCGCATCCGCTATGATACTCTCATCTGTCTTGAGACAGAGCGTAACACCGTAGTTTTCACGATAATTCTCCGCAATTTTACGCGTTTCACAGAGTATCTCCGGAATTTCATGCTCCGTGAGCCTGGACATCTCACCGGGATGCGGCGTAAAAATCCAGGGACTTTTTCGGAGCGACAAGAGAGACGGACGCCGCGCAATCAGATTCAGAGCATCCGCATCCGCAATGAGCGGAACTCTGCAGTGCCGAAGCGTCTCTCTCACGAGTGCCGCCGCATACTCCGACTGCCCGAGCCCCGGTCCTAAGACCACTGCCTTGCAAGATGCAAGCAAGGCCTCCAAATGACTGAGGGACAGCGGCAAATGCTGCCCTCGTTCCGTCACCTTCGGACTTTCTTCCTCCGAGACCGTAATGCCGCCCTTCTGTTGCACCAAAAAAGCCTCACCCGGATTCTCCGCGGCCATGGATGCCGTCTCCAAATCATAGCTTTCCACGATGGCTTCCGGCAACTGTATCTGCAAAATCGAGCGATTCACTTCCGGCGTCAAAATACGCACCAGACCGGCGCCGCTGCGATAGGCGGCGAGCGCGGACAGATAGGCGGCTCCCGCCATTCCTTCACTGCCGGCAATGCAAAGCAGGGGACCGTAAGTCCCCTTGTTGGCTCTCTTCTGTCTCACCGGAATGCGACAGAGATCGCTATCTTCCAGAACCAAGACCCCGTCTGTCTCCTGTCTCATGACTTCCTCCCGCCTACGAAAGGCGTTCCAGGACTGCGACTGCCATGGCGTGCGTCTTTGTGTTGCTGATACTCACCAGCGGAAGTGCCGCACCGAGCGCTTCGCACTGCGCGGCGGCGGCTCCCGTAAGGCTTACATAGGGCTTGCCGAGCCTATCTCGCAACACTTCGATTTCCGCAGGCGTAATTCCCCGGAAACCGGTCCCGAAACTCTTCACGACAGCCTCTTTCACAGCAAAACAGCCGGCGAGAAAAGCCATGTTTCCCCCCGACTGCCGCCGCTCTTCCTCTGTGAACACCCGCGTCAGAAAATGCTCCTGTCGCGCCGCCCTCTCTATGCGAGCAATCTCGATCAGATCGCTTCCGAGTCCCAGTATCAAGCTTCCTCCGTTTTTTGCAGTTTTCGCCGCGCCGCAATCATGCGGTACGAAAGCTGCATCAGGCTCTCCGAGAGGTGCACATTCTCAACGAGCACATCCTCATCCACCTGAAGATCCGTGTGTGCAAAATTCCAAATTGCCTTAATGCCGCAGCGGCAAAGCCGCTTGGCAACCTCAATGGCGCGGTCCCTGGGGAGTGTCAAGGTCGCAATGTCAATGGCATTCTTTTCGAGATACGCTTCCAGATAGTCCAAGGGAAATACCTGCGCACCTTGAATGGTTCTGCCGACCACCTCGGGATCGATATCAAAAAGTGCCTTCACCTGAAAGCCGCGCTTGGTAAAATTCTGATAATTTGCGAGCGCCTGTCCCAGGTGGCCGGCGCCGATGATGACAATATATTTTTGCTGATCGATGCCGAGCAGCTTCCCGATTTCGGCATGTAAATGCTCCACATGATAGCCGTATCCCTGCTGTCCGAAACCGCCGAAGGTATTCAAATCCTGACGAATCTGCGAAGCCGTGACATGCATGCGCGCCGCAAGATCGCTCGAGGAGATGCGGTCCACGTTCTCCTCCATGAGATCCGAGAGATATCGATAGTAGCGTGGCAGACGTTGAATGACCGCCGAGGATACTTTGTCCTTCAAACTTTCACTTCCTACTTTCTTACGTCTTTAAACCAAGTTGTTGTATTGCGCTTAGTTTGTAAGTATAGGGATTTTTCTCTGCCTTGTCAATCCAACGGCATTTCGATATACTACAGCGGAGTATGCTTTGTAAAAGCTTAAGAAAACGGAGTGCTTATGATATTGAATGCCGCGCATTTAAAAAAGAGTTTTGTGGGGGAGACCGTCATAGAAGATGCCTCCTTTTTTCTGAACGAACACGATAAGGCGGCGATTGTCGGCCCGAACGGCGCCGGAAAGAGTACGCTCTTAAATCTACTGACCGGAGAACTTGCTCGGGACGGCGGTGAAGTCACGCTGAAAAAAGGCTGCAGCATGGGCTATCTTCACCAAGATAACACACTTGACTCCGAGCTCACAATCGAAGAAGAGCTCACCAAAGTCATTCAGCCCATTCTGGACCTGGAGACGCGGCTCGCCGAACTGCAGGCGGAAATGAAACACAGCGAGGGGGCAGACCTTGAAAAATTGCTCGCGCTGTACACGGAGACCGAGCACCGCTACGAGCTCATGGACGGCTATGCGGCGCGAAGCCGGGTGAGCGGCATTATTCGCGGTCTCGGCTTCGGTGAGGTCGATGCCGGACGACCGCTCTCTTCGCTCTCCGGCGGACAGAAAACCCGTGTATTTCTCGGTAAACTTTTATTGGAACAGCCCGACTTAATTCTGCTTGACGAGCCGACCAACCACCTGGACCTTGAGAGCATCGAATGGCTTGAGAGTTATCTCATGAATTATCCGGGCGCTGTTTTAATTGTCTCGCATGACCGCTTCTTTTTGGATCGTGTTGTCAATAAGATCTTTGATTTGAGTCACGGCCGCGTCAACACCTATGAGGGCAACTACACGCAATTCACCGAAAAGAAGGAGGCGCTCGCCGAGGCTGCCGCTCGCGCTTACGAAAACCAGCAGGCGGAAATCAAGCATCAGGAGGCGGTTATTCAAAAGCTCCGTTCCTTTAACCGCGAAAAATCTATTAAACGCGCCGAGAGCCGCGAGAAGCTGCTCGACAAGGTGGAGCGTCTTGACAATCCCTATGAGAGCAAAAAGGACATGGGGCTTTTTTTTACGCCGGATGAGGTCAGCGGTAAGGATGTACTTGAAGTACAGGGACTCAGCAAGGCCTTCGGCGACAACCTACTCTTTTCGGACCTCAATTTCTCCTTAAAGCGCGGCGAGCATGTCGCAATTATGGGCGGAAACGGTACCGGCAAGACCACGCTGCTTAAAATCATCAACGGCTTGCTTCCGCCGGACAGCGGCTCCGTGACGCTGGGCACCAAGGTGTTCTGCTCCTACTACGATCAGGAGCACCAGGTGCTGCATCCGGAAAAAACCCTCTTTGAAGAGCTGCAGGACACTTGGCCCGATATGAACAACACCGAGGTCCGCAACATGCTTGCGGCCTTCCTCTTCACCGGGGATGATGTCTTTAAACGCATCAAGGATCTCTCGGGCGGCGAGCGCGGCCGCGTCTCACTGGCAAAGCTCATGCTCTCCCACGCGAACTTTTTGCTCCTCGACGAGCCGACCAACCACCTCGACATGGAAAGTAAGGAGATTCTGGAGCGCGCCATCCGCGCCTTCCCCGGCACAGTGCTCTACGTGTCCCATGACCGCTACTTCATCAACCGCACTGCGACCCGCATTTTGAATCTGACCTCCGGCTGCCTTGTGAACTACATCGGCAACTACGACTACTACCTCGAGAAAAAAGCCGATGCCGAGCGCGCCGCGCTCCCCGCGAGCGCCGTCGCGGCGAAGGGGGAAGAAAACGAGAGTCCCTCTACAAGTGCCGAGGACTATAAGACACAGAAGGCGCAAAAGGCCGCGGAGAAAAAGCGCCGCGCCGAACTCGAGGCCTTAGAACAGCGCATTGCCGAACTTGAGGACACGCTCCGCGGCATTGAAGAGGAATTTCTGCTCCCCGAAAATCAGAGGGATGCCGCCGCTCTCCTCGCGATTCAAAAGCGAAAGGACAGCGCGGAAGAAGAACTCGCAGACTGCTATGAGCGCTGGGAAACGCTTGCAGACTGAGAACCGTTGAAGGAGATACTGTGATGAAACGTGTATTCAGCTTTGCCCTGGCCCTTTTTTTGATTCTCATACTGCTTGCAACCCTCATTGTGGGGCTCTTCGGCGGTCCCGACCGCGCCCCCCTGCTCCGCGCTCTTATCTTTATGGACATCACGATACCGGTCGTAATCTACGGCTTTTTGCTGATCACGCGTCACACAAGACGCTGACAAAAACCACTCATACCCTCCTTTTCAGGCTAAGAGGACAAAAAGGACGACAGATAACTCTGTCGTCCTTTTTGTCCTCAGTTTCCGGTCTAGGCTCCGCTCGCATCGACGGTATAGCCATCCGGCGTCCTCTCGTCGCAATACATGACGCCGAACTTTTTCCCATACGCGCCCCAGCTGAAGCAGTACCATTTGCCGTTGATTTCATGCCAATCCGTCAAAATCGAACCGTTTTCCGGATCCAAGTAATACCAAGTGCCGTCCGATGAATCGAGCAACCAACCCGTCTTCAAGTAGCCGTTTGCATCAAAATAGAAGCGTCCCTCGCTAATGCCGTCAGAGTCGGGAAGAAATACCCATCCGTTTCTCGGATAAGCGCCGTCCTTGTCTTTTGCTTTAAAATTGCCACCCTCAAGTAAAATGGGCTGTTCGGGATGCGGACTACTATCATTTGGCTGCTCTTTACGCATTTATAATCCAGTTGGCTGCTCGCTCTCTTGCCTGAATAAACGCAGAATAAATGCCCTCCCGATTGATCAGCTCGCTGTGTTTTCCCGCTTGCACTAATTTACCGTCATCAATCACCAAGATCTGATCGGCTTTTCTCACGGTAGTAAGTCTGTGCGCTATGGAAATCACTGTATGTCCTTTGGACAATTCCTCGATAGCCGCTAAAATCTCATGTTCATTTTCGGGATCAACGGAACTGGTCGCTTCATCCAAAAGAATAATCGAAGCATTTTTAAGTAATGCTCTGGCAATCGAAATCCGTTGCTTTTCTCCGCCGGAAAGGGAGTTTCCCCCCTCGCCTACCATGGTGTTATATCCCTCGGAAAGTTCCATGATGAAATTGTGGCAGCGCGCTTTTTTTGCGGCCTCCACTACTTCCTCGCGACTTGCATGCGGATTTGCAAAACGGATATTATTTTCTATGGTATCCCGGAAAAGATACACGTCCTGAAAAACGAGGGAAAGATTTTTAAGTAAACTCTCCACTTTATAATCTCGTAGATCCCTATTTCCCAATTTGATTGTACCGCTGTCCACATCGTAAAAACGGGATATCAAATTGATAATGGTCGTTTTTCCGGAACCGGAGGGTCCTACAATGGCTGTCTTTGACCCCTGCGGAATCGTAAATGACAGGTCTTTTAAGACCGGTTTTCTTTTGTCGTAGCTAAAGCTCACCTTGTCAAAGACAATATCTTGATTTTCCACGGTTTCCAAAGTACCGTCACTTATCTCGGGAATATCCAAAACCTCATCCAAATATTGCATATTGGCAGGATTTTTCACCATCAGAATTGCCGCATTTTCAAGCTGCTTTAGACCGCCGAAAATCATAAATCCGGCCGCCGAAACGGTGAGCGCCTGAGGTAATAAGACTTCGCCTTTTGTATAGAGATAGCAGGAAAACAAGGTAACAAGCAAGCTCGATAGATTGATAACAGTAGAAAAAATTCTCGCATAGACAACAAAAACCATCTCAAAATGTACTTGAGAAAGCCTGAGCTCCTCAGAAGAATTCTTCAATTTGGAATGCACTTCTTCCACAACTCCGGCATCCGCAAGCGGAAAACTGCGGAGTACGGGAATACCGCTGATGCTGTCAACGAGGGCGTCTCCAACTTTGGTAATTGCAGCGTGTTCCCGAGCTATCTCTTTCTTTGCTTGATTTACCATAAGAATTACACAGAGCCAAATAAGAGCTAAGCAAATTAGAGTTAAAATTCCGATTTTAAAATTTATACCAAACATACCTATCAAAAGGAAAAAAGATATTGAAATACCGGAAACAGTAAAGTCTATACTCATTGATGAGTAGTTTTCAAGACTTTTCATGACATTGGTAAAAGCTGACATGATTCTTGAAAGACTCTGTTCTGCAAAGTATCCCATAGGAGCTTTTTTTAGCCTTTCACCGACTGCAAGTCGGTAATCCTTGAAAATACCAAAGAAAACACCATCGCTGAGACTGCTTTTCGCCCACCCCGTCAGAAAATTGAAAAGGAAGGAAGCAAACAACACGCCGAAAATCGTCCGAATATGCTTCCCGGTAGTCTCATTCATCCAACCAAATGCAAGGAAGAGCGCGCAAAAGCCAAACAATATGGACGCATTTTGCAGAAAAATAAGGAACACTCCCGCCCTGAGGCGATTTTTATAGCGCCCTGCCATTTTAAATGACAATCTAATAAACTCCATCTCTTACTCCTCTCCTAAATATTGTCTCCAAAGACTTGCATAGAGCGGCTCCTGCAACAGCTCATCATGCCTTCCCTTGGCTATGATTTGGCCTTTATCAATTAAAATGATCTGATGGGCCTGCTTGATGGTATTCAGCCTATGCGCAACGATCACAAGGTTCTTTCCCTTTACGAGATGAGAGATTGCTTCTTGAATGAGGGCTTCGTTTTCCGGATCAGCGTAAGCGGTCGCTTCGTCTAAAATAATGGTTGAGGCAGGCTTCAGGATGGCTCTGGCAAGGGTTATACGTTGGCGTTCACCGCCTGACATCGCGCCACCTGCAACGCCCGCTTTGGTTTCATATCCCCCGGGAAGCGCCATGATGAATTCATGGCAATGAGCAGCTTTTGCGGCTCTTATGATTTCATCCTCGCTTGCGTCGGGCTTGCCGAGACGAATATTATCCCTGATACTTACATCAAACAGGAAGTTATCTTGAGAAACGAAGGAAATCTCTTCGGCAAGCTGATGAAAAGGTATTTTCTTTGTATCCACACCGCCAAGAGAAATCACACCTGACGCCGGATCCCAAAAGCCAGCCAAAAGCTTTGCAATCGTGGATTTTCCTCCGCCGGAGGGACCGACAAGCGCGGTTACTTCTCCCGGCTTCGTTTCAAAGGAGATCTTATGCAACACCTCAGTGCCATCGTGATAAGAAAAACTTACATCCGTAAATTTAATCCCCTTATTGTTATCGATAGCTGCTCTCTTGTCAGGATCAGGACGCTTTTGGGCAGGCATGTCAAGCAACTCCTGTATTGAAACCCAGGTATTGGAGGCCATCTGAAAGAGTTCAAAACTCATCATGATTGCCAAGGCCTGCGGAAGAATGGAAATCGGCAGAATAAGCGATAAGAGCAGGGTTTCTATACCGATTTCACCCTTTCCGTATAAATAAAATGCAAAAGGCATACTCACAATTTGCGGCGTCATCATTGCCGCAGTCATCAAGGCTTTGCCCAACCAACTTTGCTTCCACCACTTCATTGTGGAAAAATGATAGAATTTTACTGCATCCGCAAATTTTCCGTAAGAAGCCTTATCTTGTGCAAACGCTTTGATTACAGGGATTCCGCGAACATATTCAGCACTTCTATCCGCAACATTGGCATAGCTCGACAACCAAACAGCCATCCTACTGCGGTATTTATGCATCATTGTCGCCATTCCTATAAGAACAACAGGTAGAGGAACGA encodes the following:
- the alr gene encoding alanine racemase, with translation MERQDREQMRVYAKISRAALRHNMEAMRDSLPEGIRIAGVVKADAYGHGAALVADTIAPYVSFFCVATAEEALGLRKHGIEKPVLVLGPVFDADYEDLVRAEIRPSIFTEEQAEALSKAAEKLGRKAAFHLAVDTGMHRIGLKPDAEGVRLAGRIAAFSNLDFEGMFTHFYRADEWSQETTELQEQRFRDFRKALRERGLSPRICHIANSAGILNLRGTEYDMMRAGISIYGIYPATEMAHPLALEPVLSLHSTVTYVKELPAGGAVSYGGTFVAERPMRVATVSIGYGDGYPRALSNKGEVLIHGKRCRILGRVCMDQLMADVSAVPEARTGSPVTLLGRDGEACITLEELAERSGRFHYEILCCLNQRVPRIDS
- a CDS encoding NAD(P)H-hydrate dehydratase is translated as MRQETDGVLVLEDSDLCRIPVRQKRANKGTYGPLLCIAGSEGMAGAAYLSALAAYRSGAGLVRILTPEVNRSILQIQLPEAIVESYDLETASMAAENPGEAFLVQQKGGITVSEEESPKVTERGQHLPLSLSHLEALLASCKAVVLGPGLGQSEYAAALVRETLRHCRVPLIADADALNLIARRPSLLSLRKSPWIFTPHPGEMSRLTEHEIPEILCETRKIAENYRENYGVTLCLKTDESIIADAESGKTYRNESGSPALAKAGSGDVLSGIIAGLLCLGMKPGEAAAFGAYLHGRAGQAAAERYSLHGILARDIADAVPSVMRAAAFNQLKGR
- the acpS gene encoding holo-ACP synthase — protein: MILGLGSDLIEIARIERAARQEHFLTRVFTEEERRQSGGNMAFLAGCFAVKEAVVKSFGTGFRGITPAEIEVLRDRLGKPYVSLTGAAAAQCEALGAALPLVSISNTKTHAMAVAVLERLS
- a CDS encoding redox-sensing transcriptional repressor Rex, yielding MKDKVSSAVIQRLPRYYRYLSDLMEENVDRISSSDLAARMHVTASQIRQDLNTFGGFGQQGYGYHVEHLHAEIGKLLGIDQQKYIVIIGAGHLGQALANYQNFTKRGFQVKALFDIDPEVVGRTIQGAQVFPLDYLEAYLEKNAIDIATLTLPRDRAIEVAKRLCRCGIKAIWNFAHTDLQVDEDVLVENVHLSESLMQLSYRMIAARRKLQKTEEA
- a CDS encoding ABC-F family ATP-binding cassette domain-containing protein; translation: MILNAAHLKKSFVGETVIEDASFFLNEHDKAAIVGPNGAGKSTLLNLLTGELARDGGEVTLKKGCSMGYLHQDNTLDSELTIEEELTKVIQPILDLETRLAELQAEMKHSEGADLEKLLALYTETEHRYELMDGYAARSRVSGIIRGLGFGEVDAGRPLSSLSGGQKTRVFLGKLLLEQPDLILLDEPTNHLDLESIEWLESYLMNYPGAVLIVSHDRFFLDRVVNKIFDLSHGRVNTYEGNYTQFTEKKEALAEAAARAYENQQAEIKHQEAVIQKLRSFNREKSIKRAESREKLLDKVERLDNPYESKKDMGLFFTPDEVSGKDVLEVQGLSKAFGDNLLFSDLNFSLKRGEHVAIMGGNGTGKTTLLKIINGLLPPDSGSVTLGTKVFCSYYDQEHQVLHPEKTLFEELQDTWPDMNNTEVRNMLAAFLFTGDDVFKRIKDLSGGERGRVSLAKLMLSHANFLLLDEPTNHLDMESKEILERAIRAFPGTVLYVSHDRYFINRTATRILNLTSGCLVNYIGNYDYYLEKKADAERAALPASAVAAKGEENESPSTSAEDYKTQKAQKAAEKKRRAELEALEQRIAELEDTLRGIEEEFLLPENQRDAAALLAIQKRKDSAEEELADCYERWETLAD
- a CDS encoding cell division protein DIVIC, with amino-acid sequence MKRVFSFALALFLILILLATLIVGLFGGPDRAPLLRALIFMDITIPVVIYGFLLITRHTRR
- a CDS encoding ABC transporter ATP-binding protein is translated as MAGRYKNRLRAGVFLIFLQNASILFGFCALFLAFGWMNETTGKHIRTIFGVLFASFLFNFLTGWAKSSLSDGVFFGIFKDYRLAVGERLKKAPMGYFAEQSLSRIMSAFTNVMKSLENYSSMSIDFTVSGISISFFLLIGMFGINFKIGILTLICLALIWLCVILMVNQAKKEIAREHAAITKVGDALVDSISGIPVLRSFPLADAGVVEEVHSKLKNSSEELRLSQVHFEMVFVVYARIFSTVINLSSLLVTLFSCYLYTKGEVLLPQALTVSAAGFMIFGGLKQLENAAILMVKNPANMQYLDEVLDIPEISDGTLETVENQDIVFDKVSFSYDKRKPVLKDLSFTIPQGSKTAIVGPSGSGKTTIINLISRFYDVDSGTIKLGNRDLRDYKVESLLKNLSLVFQDVYLFRDTIENNIRFANPHASREEVVEAAKKARCHNFIMELSEGYNTMVGEGGNSLSGGEKQRISIARALLKNASIILLDEATSSVDPENEHEILAAIEELSKGHTVISIAHRLTTVRKADQILVIDDGKLVQAGKHSELINREGIYSAFIQARERAANWIINA
- a CDS encoding ABC transporter ATP-binding protein — its product is MEKKKHHDEMLKRTSGGTKLGKDEALIKEIESLNLDVPQEIMQRIESDVAQSEKQAKISMDGLTKALMSVAPEYKGRMRLSVIFACLGEIFSFATYFFSAYAAAWLIKRAGGSSIGFDELLRYAFLAMGSLLLYFVLTGLSTTISHKTSFSILEKLRQTLFEKLKVIPMGYLVDNPVGKIKVIIMDRVADMEDWVAHTMPELPSRLLHPILCVIILFCLDWRIGLSIFVPLPVVLIGMATMMHKYRSRMAVWLSSYANVADRSAEYVRGIPVIKAFAQDKASYGKFADAVKFYHFSTMKWWKQSWLGKALMTAAMMTPQIVSMPFAFYLYGKGEIGIETLLLSLILPISILPQALAIMMSFELFQMASNTWVSIQELLDMPAQKRPDPDKRAAIDNNKGIKFTDVSFSYHDGTEVLHKISFETKPGEVTALVGPSGGGKSTIAKLLAGFWDPASGVISLGGVDTKKIPFHQLAEEISFVSQDNFLFDVSIRDNIRLGKPDASEDEIIRAAKAAHCHEFIMALPGGYETKAGVAGGAMSGGERQRITLARAILKPASTIILDEATAYADPENEALIQEAISHLVKGKNLVIVAHRLNTIKQAHQIILIDKGQIIAKGRHDELLQEPLYASLWRQYLGEE